One Deinococcus grandis DNA window includes the following coding sequences:
- a CDS encoding pyridoxal phosphate-dependent aminotransferase, with protein MTTEPLTSPQAAPAGVRAAVRGVPAYPFTPLDVPTKLDQNENPYDFPEALKAEALRRMAARPWNRYPDLHADELRRRIAAFEGWDERGVVVTPGSNVLIKLLTELAGISQTVLTVSPTFSVYTLEAQLLGATLVQVPLNADFSLPVDALKAELKRHQPGVLYITQPHAPTGHVDADAAIRDLVDAAGDWVVVLDEAYHQYSRTDHKDLVLAGGNRLSLRTFSKAWGLAGLRLGYALATPELAGQLQKLVPAFNVSTLAQAALEVALEQPQYVQERVQEGVRERDRVLAALADHPTCRALPSQANFFLLRTPDAAAAYTHLLSEGIVVRRQDSLPGLTGCLRVAIGTPAENDALLAALADLT; from the coding sequence ATGACCACCGAGCCCCTGACCAGCCCGCAGGCCGCGCCCGCCGGGGTGCGCGCCGCCGTGCGCGGCGTGCCCGCCTACCCGTTCACGCCGCTGGACGTGCCCACCAAACTCGACCAGAACGAGAACCCCTACGACTTCCCCGAAGCCCTGAAGGCCGAGGCGCTGCGCCGCATGGCCGCGCGCCCCTGGAACCGGTACCCGGACCTGCACGCCGACGAACTGCGCCGCCGCATCGCCGCCTTTGAGGGCTGGGACGAGCGCGGCGTGGTCGTCACGCCCGGCAGCAACGTCCTGATCAAACTGCTGACCGAACTCGCCGGGATCTCCCAGACGGTCCTGACCGTCAGCCCGACCTTCAGCGTGTACACCCTGGAAGCGCAACTGCTCGGCGCGACCCTCGTGCAGGTGCCGCTGAACGCCGACTTCAGCCTGCCCGTGGACGCCCTGAAGGCCGAACTGAAACGCCACCAGCCGGGCGTGCTGTACATCACCCAGCCGCACGCCCCCACCGGCCACGTGGACGCGGACGCCGCCATCCGCGACCTCGTGGACGCCGCCGGGGACTGGGTCGTCGTGCTCGACGAGGCGTACCACCAGTACAGCCGCACCGACCACAAGGACCTCGTACTCGCGGGCGGCAACCGCCTGAGCCTGCGCACCTTCAGCAAGGCCTGGGGCCTCGCCGGACTGCGCCTCGGGTACGCACTGGCCACGCCGGAACTCGCCGGGCAGCTCCAGAAACTCGTGCCCGCCTTCAACGTCAGCACCCTCGCGCAGGCCGCGCTGGAAGTCGCCCTGGAACAGCCCCAGTACGTGCAGGAACGCGTGCAGGAGGGCGTCCGCGAACGCGACCGCGTCCTCGCGGCCCTCGCGGATCACCCCACCTGCCGGGCGCTGCCCAGTCAGGCGAACTTCTTCCTGCTGCGCACCCCCGACGCCGCCGCCGCGTACACCCACCTGCTTAGCGAGGGCATAGTCGTGCGCCGCCAGGACAGCCTTCCGGGGCTGACCGGCTGCCTGCGCGTCGCCATCGGCACGCCCGCCGAGAACGACGCGCTGCTCGCTGCCCTGGCCGACCTGACGTGA
- a CDS encoding flavin reductase family protein produces MLSATTDRFFGYYPGTVALITAAHDGQRNVMAAGWHTALSADPPLYGVAVGRERATHALIRAGGTFGVNFLPLAHADAVQGAGLHSLHGGVDKHALLNLDTLPGQPLALRGAYLHYTCRVSAVTPTGDHDLFVGHVEQVHFDPDAYDDAGLLVAPPAIYLGRSTYTTTSTERAEHGR; encoded by the coding sequence ATGCTCAGCGCCACCACCGACCGTTTCTTCGGGTACTACCCCGGCACCGTCGCCTTGATCACTGCCGCGCACGACGGGCAGCGCAACGTCATGGCCGCCGGGTGGCACACCGCCCTGAGCGCCGACCCGCCCCTGTACGGCGTGGCGGTCGGGCGTGAACGCGCCACGCACGCCCTGATCCGCGCGGGCGGCACCTTCGGCGTGAACTTCCTGCCCCTCGCCCACGCGGACGCCGTGCAGGGCGCGGGCCTGCACAGCCTGCACGGCGGCGTGGACAAACACGCCCTGCTGAACCTCGACACCCTGCCGGGACAGCCGCTCGCGCTGCGCGGCGCGTACCTGCACTACACCTGCCGCGTCAGCGCCGTCACCCCCACCGGCGACCACGACCTGTTCGTGGGCCACGTCGAACAGGTGCACTTCGACCCGGACGCCTACGACGACGCGGGCCTGCTCGTCGCGCCGCCCGCCATCTACCTCGGGCGCAGCACCTACACCACCACCAGCACCGAACGCGCGGAACATGGCCGCTGA
- a CDS encoding YkgJ family cysteine cluster protein — MTTRGPLRLTPEAQARFTPPPGYAPRSPVTTDCTACGACCAAPDIHALNKPLGVPCVNLGPDEGCGHLCAIYATRPGVCRGYQPDWVCGEVAPLPTLAARTRRFLEIYGLEQLP, encoded by the coding sequence GTGACCACCCGCGGGCCGCTCCGCCTGACCCCCGAGGCGCAGGCCCGCTTCACGCCGCCCCCCGGGTACGCGCCGCGCAGCCCCGTCACGACCGACTGTACGGCGTGCGGGGCCTGCTGCGCCGCGCCGGACATCCACGCGCTGAACAAACCCCTCGGTGTGCCCTGCGTGAACCTCGGCCCCGACGAGGGCTGCGGGCACCTCTGCGCCATCTACGCCACCCGGCCCGGCGTGTGCCGGGGTTACCAGCCGGACTGGGTGTGCGGCGAGGTCGCCCCTCTGCCCACCCTGGCCGCCCGCACCCGGCGCTTCCTGGAGATCTACGGGTTAGAGCAATTGCCATGA
- the msrB gene encoding peptide-methionine (R)-S-oxide reductase MsrB, with product MTEKPFVKPSDAELRERLTPMQYSVTQHEGTERAFTGEYWDHTEDGIYVDVVSGEPLFSSLDKYDAGCGWPSFTRPIPSVALTENTDYKIGYARTEVRSAGADSHLGHVFPDGPREHGGLRYCINSAALRFVPVSELDAQGYGEFRALFG from the coding sequence ATGACTGAGAAGCCGTTCGTGAAGCCGTCGGATGCGGAGCTGCGGGAGCGGCTGACGCCCATGCAGTACAGCGTGACCCAGCACGAGGGCACCGAGCGGGCCTTCACTGGGGAGTACTGGGACCACACGGAGGACGGCATCTACGTGGACGTGGTGAGCGGTGAGCCGCTGTTTTCCAGCCTGGATAAGTACGACGCGGGGTGCGGGTGGCCCAGCTTCACGCGGCCGATTCCCAGCGTGGCGTTGACGGAGAACACGGATTACAAGATCGGGTACGCGCGCACCGAGGTCCGGTCGGCCGGGGCGGATTCGCACCTGGGGCACGTGTTCCCGGACGGCCCGCGTGAGCATGGGGGGTTGCGGTACTGCATCAATTCGGCGGCGTTGCGGTTCGTGCCGGTGTCGGAGCTGGACGCGCAGGGGTATGGCGAGTTCCGGGCGCTGTTCGGGTAA
- a CDS encoding TetR/AcrR family transcriptional regulator, which produces MTDTAKPRREQILDSASRLFSERGYHATSMRDLAGELGMQGGSLYAHIASKEELLIEIVNQASRQFDEALFTLRGEPMRADEKLREAMFRHIRVVADNMDSATVFFHEWKHLSPEAYGRVTGWRDTIDGFYRELVTQGVQEGTFRADLDVKMTAYLILSAVNWAYTWYRPGGSMSPREVADQFAEMLLSGLRA; this is translated from the coding sequence ATGACTGACACTGCCAAACCCCGCCGCGAGCAGATTCTGGACTCGGCCAGCCGCCTCTTTTCCGAGCGTGGGTACCACGCCACGAGCATGCGTGACCTGGCGGGCGAGCTGGGCATGCAGGGCGGCAGCCTGTACGCGCACATCGCGTCCAAGGAGGAACTGCTGATCGAAATCGTGAACCAGGCGTCGCGGCAGTTCGACGAGGCGCTGTTCACGCTGCGCGGCGAGCCGATGCGCGCCGACGAGAAGCTGCGCGAGGCGATGTTCCGGCACATCCGGGTGGTGGCGGACAACATGGACAGCGCGACCGTGTTCTTCCACGAGTGGAAGCACCTGTCCCCCGAGGCGTACGGCCGCGTGACGGGCTGGCGCGACACCATCGACGGCTTCTACCGCGAACTGGTCACGCAGGGCGTCCAGGAGGGCACCTTCCGCGCGGATTTGGACGTGAAGATGACGGCGTACCTGATCCTGTCGGCGGTGAACTGGGCGTACACGTGGTACCGCCCGGGCGGGTCCATGAGCCCGCGTGAGGTGGCCGATCAGTTCGCGGAGATGCTGCTCTCGGGGCTGCGCGCATGA
- a CDS encoding phosphotransferase gives MAAEPSPLALWNARGEVWRTPAGDLPTLNVPDAAALPDVLRADLPPGAWLLHDGGLGFGQRGTLHVRLTDGTEVTWPGGWSTHLPDVPPGARPWQRPDWPEVATASVDARLGALGLTRTGPVNPGFSHDLMGIHRVPLEEGRRAWLKVSADGREAALTAHLAARHPELLPPVLHADPQEATLLTLDGGTLLDGVPDPAAWTGALERLASFQRAADAPALTDLGAPTLTVPDMAARVDALLADPAPLRAWGLNPDEVAAMRDLRPAVAAAFRDLHAHGLPSLPAHGDAHPRNALHGPERGSVWFDWSEAALAHPFMDAGWFLGFTLHPARAALPVRSGTPDLPERLAGAYLRALGAGDAAGLLWRSLPLAHLHRAVLFDAAYRDWTGTVPGVRPNFTPFSLRQALREAVRL, from the coding sequence ATGGCCGCTGAACCCAGCCCGCTGGCCCTGTGGAACGCGCGGGGCGAGGTGTGGCGCACCCCGGCGGGCGACCTGCCGACCCTGAACGTCCCGGACGCGGCGGCCCTGCCGGACGTGCTGCGCGCGGACCTGCCGCCCGGCGCGTGGCTGCTGCACGACGGCGGACTGGGCTTCGGGCAGCGCGGGACGCTGCATGTCCGCCTGACCGACGGGACAGAGGTGACGTGGCCCGGCGGCTGGAGCACGCACCTCCCGGACGTCCCGCCGGGCGCGCGGCCCTGGCAGCGGCCCGACTGGCCGGAGGTCGCGACGGCCAGCGTGGACGCCCGACTGGGTGCGCTGGGCCTGACCCGAACAGGACCGGTGAACCCCGGTTTCAGTCACGACCTGATGGGCATCCACCGCGTGCCGCTGGAGGAAGGTCGCCGGGCGTGGCTGAAGGTCAGCGCGGACGGGCGCGAGGCGGCCCTGACCGCGCACCTCGCCGCGCGGCACCCGGAGCTGCTGCCGCCCGTCCTGCACGCCGACCCGCAGGAGGCGACGCTGCTGACCCTGGACGGCGGCACGCTGCTCGACGGGGTACCCGACCCGGCGGCGTGGACCGGCGCGCTGGAGCGGCTGGCCTCCTTCCAGCGCGCGGCGGACGCCCCGGCCCTGACCGACCTGGGCGCGCCCACCCTGACGGTGCCGGACATGGCGGCGCGGGTGGACGCCCTGCTGGCCGACCCTGCGCCCCTGCGCGCCTGGGGCCTGAATCCCGACGAGGTGGCGGCGATGCGTGACCTGCGCCCGGCCGTGGCCGCCGCGTTCCGTGACCTGCACGCGCACGGCCTGCCCAGCCTGCCCGCGCATGGGGACGCGCACCCCCGCAACGCCCTGCACGGCCCGGAGCGGGGCAGCGTGTGGTTCGACTGGAGCGAGGCGGCCCTGGCACACCCGTTCATGGACGCCGGGTGGTTCCTGGGGTTCACCCTGCACCCCGCCCGCGCGGCGCTCCCCGTGCGCTCGGGCACGCCGGACCTGCCCGAGCGACTGGCCGGAGCGTACCTGCGTGCCCTGGGGGCCGGAGACGCGGCGGGGCTGCTGTGGCGGTCGCTGCCGCTGGCGCACCTGCACCGCGCCGTCCTGTTCGACGCGGCCTACCGCGACTGGACGGGGACCGTGCCGGGCGTCCGCCCGAACTTCACGCCGTTCTCACTGCGGCAGGCGTTACGGGAGGCCGTCAGGCTGTAG
- a CDS encoding CAP domain-containing protein, producing MPTALLRGSAAALLALTLAACGSTGTGTPGADAPATSQPGTTLAALAVATPVALTAGQTLQLNVTVNGQPAQPGQLKWTTSNAAVATVTQTGLVTAVSAGSATIRAALATNTASFIDFPVTVTAASAPAPAPAPSTPSAFAQQVLDLTNAARAVPRSCGATSHAAAAPLTWNAALGQAAQGHAADMAAQNYFSHTSKDGRTFSQRITNAGYTPYRTIGENIAAGQGTPQQVVDGWLKSEGHCRNIMNPNFKELGVGYAYTTTSTYRHYWVQDFGAR from the coding sequence ATGCCCACCGCACTTCTGCGGGGCAGCGCCGCCGCGCTGCTCGCCCTGACCCTCGCCGCCTGCGGCAGCACCGGCACCGGCACCCCCGGGGCGGACGCGCCCGCCACCAGCCAGCCCGGCACCACACTGGCTGCCCTGGCCGTCGCCACGCCCGTCGCCCTGACCGCCGGGCAGACCCTGCAACTGAACGTCACCGTGAACGGCCAGCCCGCCCAGCCCGGCCAGCTGAAATGGACCACCAGCAACGCCGCCGTCGCCACCGTCACCCAGACCGGCCTCGTCACCGCCGTCTCGGCGGGCAGCGCCACCATCCGCGCCGCACTCGCCACGAACACGGCGTCGTTCATCGACTTCCCCGTGACCGTCACCGCCGCCAGCGCGCCCGCGCCCGCCCCGGCCCCCAGCACGCCCAGCGCGTTCGCGCAGCAGGTCCTGGACCTCACGAACGCCGCCCGCGCCGTGCCCCGCAGCTGCGGCGCCACCAGCCACGCCGCCGCCGCCCCGCTCACCTGGAACGCGGCGCTCGGGCAGGCCGCGCAGGGCCACGCGGCCGACATGGCCGCCCAGAACTACTTCAGCCACACCAGCAAGGACGGCCGGACCTTCTCGCAGCGGATCACGAACGCCGGGTACACCCCCTACCGCACCATCGGCGAGAACATCGCCGCCGGACAGGGCACCCCCCAGCAGGTCGTGGACGGCTGGCTGAAGAGTGAAGGGCACTGCCGGAACATCATGAACCCCAACTTCAAGGAACTCGGCGTCGGCTACGCGTACACGACCACCAGCACCTACAGGCACTACTGGGTGCAGGACTTCGGCGCCCGCTGA